In the Cerasicoccus sp. TK19100 genome, GCAGCTCAATTCGGCGATTGTCGAACGCGCCAGCGACGGTGTCGTTCCAAGGGCGGCCAAGCTCCTTGGTCCAATAAAGGCGGAACTGGTTCGTGTATTCGGCGTTGAGGTACTTAACGATCTCACTCGTGCCGCCCGGGCTACGCCAGTCGATGACAACTACCTTGCCCGTTTCCCCCTCATACCATTTGCGGAAAGCGGTCTCGAACTCGTAGCGAATCGCCTCGTTGTGCGGCGAAATGATGACCAGCGTCGCATCCGGATTTTTCACGATATCCTGCTCTTTGCGCAAGGCAATCGGCACGCCAACGACGATGGCGATGAGCAGGACGATGATGGAATTCTTGAGCATGAGGATTAATTATCCCGCAGTGGCGCGGAGACGCGGAGGAGCCTTTGAAAACGAACTCTGCGCCTCTGCGCCACTGCGGGAAATACTCATCAGAAATTAGTTAGTTAGTTAGTTAGTATGACCACGTCTTCCGGGCGGGCGGTGGCGTAGATTTGGCCTTCGCGGGCACCGCCGAGGTGCTGTGGATTGATTTCGGAAACGCGGAGCGACTTGCCTCCGCCGGTGGGGGCAACGTCATAGTGCGCGACCTCACCGTAGTAAGTCAGGCCGGCTATCTTCGCGGGTATGCCATTAATCGCGGGTGCGTCGTCGAGGAGTTGAAGCATCTCGGGGCGAATCATTACCTGCACACTGTCGCCAGGCTTGAGCGTGACACCCTCAGGCGCGGCGCCGTGGATTTCGCCCATCGCGGTTTCGATGACCTCGTGGCCATTGGCGGTCGCCTTGTGCTTGCCCGGGATGAAATTCGCCTCGCCAATGAAGTCTGCTACAAACTGGTTCTTCGGGCGGCGGTAGACGTCTACCGGGCTGCCGACCTGCTGGAGCTCACCGCGCGAGAAGACCGCCATGCGGTCGGCGATGCTGAGGGCCTCCTTTTGGTCGTGGGTCACGTAAATCGTGGTCAGCTGATACTCCTTGCAGATGCGGCGGATTTCCAGGCGCATGTCGTTGCGGAGCTTGGCGTCGAGGTTGGAAAGCGGTTCGTCGAGCAGAAGGCACTTGGGGCGGATCACGAGGGCGCGGGCCAGTGCGACGCGCTGCTGCTGCCCGCCGGAAAGCGCGTTGGGCTTGCGCTCGGCGTATTCCTCCATCTGGACGGAGGCCAAGGCTTCGCGGGCACGTTGAGCGCGTTCGGCCTTGGGGACCTTTTGCTGCTCCAGGCCGAAGGCGACGTTGTCCAGCACAGTCATGTGTGGCCACAGCGCGTAGCTCTGGAACATCATGCCGGTGCCGCGCTTATGGGGTTCCCGCTTGGTGACATCTTCGTCGCCAAAGAGGATTTTGCCCTCCTCGGGAATATAAAATCCCGCCAGGCAGCGCAGGAGCGTGGTCTTGCCGCAGCCGCTGGGGCCGAGGAGGAAGAACAGCTCTCCGGGCGCGATTTCAACGTCAATACCGGCGAGCGCTGTCGTCTCGCCAAAGCGCTTTACGACGCCCTGCACACTTACCCCGATCATGCGGGCAACTCAGCGAATGCGGTGCCAACTGTCAAAACAAACGCGAGAAAATGGCAGTTGCGTCACACAATTGCTACCGTGGTGGCCGTAACTGGCGCGTAAAACGCTGTGGAACAAGCCATTCCGGTGCGGTTCATATTGACACCACGATGGCCAATGGCACCCTGTCAGGTTTTATTCATGTTAGAAGCTAGATTTCTCGGACTGTTTTTTGCGGCCCTTCTCGCCGCCCTCCCCCTGCACGCCAATCGGGAGCTAAAGGCCGACAACGGCGACCAGAGCCTCGCTGGCCTGGAAAAGCGCGTCGCCGCCGATCCGGATAATCTGGAGCTGCGCTATGACCTCGGCATCGCCTATACCGAAGTCGCCATGAACGAGGAAGACGAGGAGGCGCTGGACCGCTCGCTCATCATTTTTAAGCAGATTCTCAAAGACGATCCCAACAACGCGAAGACCCGCGCCATGCTCGGCAGCAACACCGTGATGAAGGCGCAGTATGTCTCCATTTTCAGTAAGCTGGACTACGTCGAGGAAGGCTACACGATCCTGGACGAGCTCATTGCCAGCGACCCGAATAACCCCGACACACGCCTGATCCGTGGCATTAACGCCTCCCGCAGCCCGGGCTTCCTCGGCCGTGGCGACGTCGCCGAAGAGGACTTCAATTGGCTGCTGACCGATCTACAAAAATCGGCCAACACCTATGACGACAACTACCGCCGCACGATCTACTATTATGTGGGCGACTGGTATCTGGACGACCGCGACAAGCGCTGCGTGGAGCTGCTCCTCAAGGCCTCTCAACTGCCCGGCGCGCCCCGCCTGACCGACGACATTGAAAAATCGCTCAAGAAAGCACAAAAACGTTTCCCATCGACTTACCGAAAGCTCACGCAATGACGCAAATTAGCCTAATGGACGACCTGGCCGAAATCCTCGTTAGCGAGGAGGCGCTGGCAGAGCGTATCGCGGAGCTCGGCGAAGAGATCACCAACCACTACCTTGGCAAAGACATCGAGGAGATCGTGGTGGTGGCCGTGACCAACGGCTCCATCGTGTTCGTGGCCGACCTGATGCGCAAGCTCAAGCTGCATGCGCGACTGGACTGCATCCGCGTGTCCTCGTACCGCGACGACACCCAACCCGTTTCCGAGCCCGAAATTATCGACAATATTCGCCTCAACATCGCGGGCGAACACGTGTTACTCATCGACGATATTCTCGACACCGGCAGCACCCTGCAAAAACTCGTCAGCGTGCTTCGCGCCATGAAGCCAGCCAGCCTGCGCACCTGCATCCTGCTGGACAAGGAAGGCCGACGCACCAAGACCTACCGCGCCAGCTACAGCGGCTTTACCATCCCGGAAGCCTTCGTCGTAGGCTACGGTTTGGACTTCGCCGAGCGCTACCGGAACCTGCCTTGCATCGGCGTTTTGCGTCCGGAATTGCAAAACCCGCCGGAATGGTGTTAGGGTAAAGGTTTGTAAAGTTTGAAGGCTCAAACAGTTCGAATGTTGAATAAACGCCGAGCAGCTAGTAACCTGGCAACCTTCGAACTTACAAACATTTCGAACCTTCGAACATTTACCAAATGACATTAGCAGAGAAACGGGACGAGCTCGTCGAGGACCTGTCGATCATTGAGGACCCGCAGGAGCGTTTTGCTTACATTATCGATAACGCACGGAGCCAAAAGCCCCTAGCAGACGAATTTAAGGTCGAAGCCTTCCGTATTGAGGGTTGCCAGTCTCAGCTGTGGCTCGTGCCGCGTTTTGAGGACGGGAAATGCTACTTTGAGACCGACTCAGACGCCGTGATCACCAAGGGCGTAGCAGGCCTTCTAACCCAGCTCTACAGCGGGTTTCCACCGGAAGAAATCATTGCCCTGCCGCCGGACTTCCTCGCCGAAGTCGGCATTACGCAGCACCTGACCCCCAACCGCCGTAATGGTCTTTCGAACGTCTGGAGTAAGATCGAGTCCTTCGCCGCGCACTGCTTAAAATCAGCCACCAGCGAGGCGAATTGACCCTAGAAAAATCGCAAATTTACCCCCGATAAATATTCGTGCAATCCAGTAGCCGCTGAGCAAGATTAGCCCGCACATGAATGTGTTAATCGCAGAAGACGACGCCATTTCGCAGAATTTGTTGAAGACCAATCTTCAACAAATGGGCTACCACGTGGCCGTTGCCAGCGATGGTGAGGAAGCTTGGCG is a window encoding:
- a CDS encoding ABC transporter ATP-binding protein, which codes for MIGVSVQGVVKRFGETTALAGIDVEIAPGELFFLLGPSGCGKTTLLRCLAGFYIPEEGKILFGDEDVTKREPHKRGTGMMFQSYALWPHMTVLDNVAFGLEQQKVPKAERAQRAREALASVQMEEYAERKPNALSGGQQQRVALARALVIRPKCLLLDEPLSNLDAKLRNDMRLEIRRICKEYQLTTIYVTHDQKEALSIADRMAVFSRGELQQVGSPVDVYRRPKNQFVADFIGEANFIPGKHKATANGHEVIETAMGEIHGAAPEGVTLKPGDSVQVMIRPEMLQLLDDAPAINGIPAKIAGLTYYGEVAHYDVAPTGGGKSLRVSEINPQHLGGAREGQIYATARPEDVVILTN
- a CDS encoding tetratricopeptide repeat protein, whose product is MLEARFLGLFFAALLAALPLHANRELKADNGDQSLAGLEKRVAADPDNLELRYDLGIAYTEVAMNEEDEEALDRSLIIFKQILKDDPNNAKTRAMLGSNTVMKAQYVSIFSKLDYVEEGYTILDELIASDPNNPDTRLIRGINASRSPGFLGRGDVAEEDFNWLLTDLQKSANTYDDNYRRTIYYYVGDWYLDDRDKRCVELLLKASQLPGAPRLTDDIEKSLKKAQKRFPSTYRKLTQ
- the hpt gene encoding hypoxanthine phosphoribosyltransferase, which gives rise to MTQISLMDDLAEILVSEEALAERIAELGEEITNHYLGKDIEEIVVVAVTNGSIVFVADLMRKLKLHARLDCIRVSSYRDDTQPVSEPEIIDNIRLNIAGEHVLLIDDILDTGSTLQKLVSVLRAMKPASLRTCILLDKEGRRTKTYRASYSGFTIPEAFVVGYGLDFAERYRNLPCIGVLRPELQNPPEWC
- a CDS encoding SufE family protein translates to MTLAEKRDELVEDLSIIEDPQERFAYIIDNARSQKPLADEFKVEAFRIEGCQSQLWLVPRFEDGKCYFETDSDAVITKGVAGLLTQLYSGFPPEEIIALPPDFLAEVGITQHLTPNRRNGLSNVWSKIESFAAHCLKSATSEAN